The Toxorhynchites rutilus septentrionalis strain SRP chromosome 3, ASM2978413v1, whole genome shotgun sequence genome includes a region encoding these proteins:
- the LOC129774332 gene encoding uncharacterized protein LOC129774332 — protein MKLRSTTTNLMCYVTAVSREIEIRRQVDSVYIDFAKAFDTVPHILIISKMKYMGFPDRFMEWLWSYLSDRSAYVVVNSSQSRPFNITSGVPQLSFADDLKFYRSITSPLDHAALQDDINPVLIWCGDNGMRVNNNKCKIITFSRRCNPAYHEYSMEGKPLD, from the exons ATGAAGCTTCGGTCTACTACAACTAATCTGATGTGTTACGTCACCGCTGTATCTCGTGAAATAGAAATCAGGCGGCAAGTAGACTcggtgtacatcgattttgcgAAGGCATTCGACACTGTTCCGCATATCCTTATAATCAGCAAGATGAAATACATGGGATTTCCCGATCGGTTTATGGAGTGGCTGTGGTCATACTTATCGGATCGTTCCGCTTATGTGGTGGTTAACTCTTCACAATCTAGACCATTCAATATTACGTCTGGCGTACCTCAG CTTTCTTTTGCCGACGATCTCAAATTCTATCGGAGTATTACCTCGCCTCTGGATCATGCCGCCTTGCAAGACGATATAAACCCTGTGCTGATATGGTGTGGCGATAACGGTATGCGTGTAAATAACAACAAATGCAAGATTATCACCTTCAGTCGACGTTGTAACCCTGCCTACCACGAGTATTCCATGGAAGGAAAACCGCTTGATTGA